GTATGGTCCGTCAGCCCGTAGCGCCCGATCTCGGGCGGCGCCGCGTCATGCCGATTTCTTCCGCGCCTGGGCGCGCTGTCTGGCGATGAACCGCGTGGTCGTCCTGTTGACGAACGTCGGCGAGAGCCGGCCGACGCGCCACGCGAGCCGCGCACGGCGCGGCTCCACGACCATTGCCTCGTTCGCCTCGACGGCCGCCAAGACGCGCCGGGCGAGCATGTCCGCATCGAGCGGGCGCTTGATCCCCTGCCCGTCGAGGTAGAAGTCGCGACCGCGGTACGGGCCGATCTCGTTCTTGTCGAGGATCGGGGTGTCCACGGCCGCGGGGCAGACAACGGTGACGCCGACGCCGTGCGCGGCGGCCTCGGTCCGCAGGGCGAGGGACAGCCCGACGACGGCATGCTTGGTGGCGACGTACGACGTCATCAGGCCCGCGGCCATGAGACCGCCCATCGAGGCCGTGTTGACGATGTGCCCGCCGCGTCGGCGGACCATCTGCGGATAGGCCGCGTGCACACCGTGCACAACGCCACGGATGTTGACGTCGATGATCGAGTTCCACTGGTCCAGCGTCAGGTCCTCCGTGTCGCCGAAATAGGTGATGCCCGCGTTGTTGAACATCAGGTCGATCCGTCCGTGCGCCTCCACGACCTCGTCGACGACCTGCTGCACCTGGGCCGCCCGCGTCACGTCGACGGCCGCCGCACGTGCCGATCCCGGCCCGGCGAGGCGGGCGACGGTCTTCTCCGCGGCGCCCAGGTCGAGGTCCGTGCACACCACGTCGGCGCCTGCACCGACGAGCGCCGCGGTGAGCGAGGCTCCGATGCCCGAGCCGCCGCCTGTGACGATCGCGGATCTCCTCGCGAGGCTCATGCGAACGCCTTCTCCACGAGTCCGGCGAGATCCGGGTAGCGCATCAGGTGGGCACCGCCGTTGATGTCGAGGGTCTCGCCGGTGACCCACGCCGCGTCGTCCGACAGCAGGTAGCGCACGGATGCGGCGATCTCCTCCGGGCTTCCCGGTCTGCCGAGCGGCGTGTTGGCGACGTACTCGTCCCTGACCCCGGGTATGTCCATCGCCGGCGCCGTCAGCGGCGTGACGACCAGTCCGGGCGCCACTGCGTTGACGCGCACACGGCGCGGCGCGAGCTCGAGCGCAGCGACCTCCGTGAGCGCCACGAGGCCGCCCTTCGCGGCGCAGTAGGCGGCCAGGCCGGTGCCGGGCTGGCGCGCGTTGAGGGAGGTCAGCGACACCAGTGCGCCTCCGTCGGCGACCCGCCGCCCGGCGTGCTTGAGCACGAGGAACGCGCCGGTGAGGCAGACGTCGACGATCCGGCGCCACTCCGCGGCGTCGTGGTCGACGACCCGCGAGAGCGTGCTCGTGCCGGCGCAGTTGACCACGCCGTGGAAGCGCCCGTGCTCGGCGACGACGCCCTCGAAGAGCGCCTCCACTCCTCCCTCGTCCGTCACGTCGACCTCGACGTCGACGGCCGTGCCGGGGAGGTCGGCGACCACCACGAGGTCGCCCTGCGACCGCAGCAACGCGGCCGTCGCCGCTCCGAGACCGGACCCGCCCCCGACCACCACGACCGTGCGCTGTTCGCTCATCCGCCACCATCCTGACGCTCGTCGGTATCTGTTGACACATGTCAACTGCAGTCCTAACGTGACGGGCGTCACGCCGGACTGTCAAGCAGATGCCGAGGAGTAGCCGATGAGTGGTCCGACGGTCGCCGTGATCGGTGCCGGCATCAGTGGGCTGACGATGAGCAAGATGCTGGAGGACTACGGGCTGGAGTACGCCACGTTCGAGTCCTCGGACCGCGTCGGCGGCAACTGGGCCTTCGGCAACCCCAACGGGCACAGCAGCGCCTACCGCTCGCTGCACATCGACACCTCGAAGCACCAGCTGTCCTTCAAGGACTTCCCGATGCCCGAGGAGTATCCCGACTTCCCGCACCACACCCAGATCAAGGACTACCTCGACGGCTACGCCGACGCGTTCGGCATCCGGCGCCGGATCGAGTTCGAGAACGGCGTCGTGCACGCCGAGCGGCACCCCGACGGCGGCTGGCTGCTGGAGACCGAACGCACCGGCGCACGCCGCTTCGACGTGCTGCTGGTGGCCAACGGCCACCACTGGGATCCGCGCTTCGCCGACAAGCCGGGAGAGTTCACCGGCCTGACGATGCACTCGCACGCCTACATCGACCCGCGGACGCCGTACGACCTGACGGGTAAGCGGATCCTCGTCATCGGGCTGGGCAACAGCGCCGCCGACATCGCGGTCGAGCTCTCCAGCAAGACACTCGACAACGAGGTCGTCATCTCGACGCGGTCCAGTGCGTGGATCGTGCCGAAGTACTTCGCCGGAACGCCGGCCGACAAGTACTACAAGACCTCCCCGCACATCCCGTTCGCGTGGCAGCGCAAGTTCATGCAGGTGATGCAGCCGCTGACCGCCGGCCGCCCGACCGACTACGGCCTGCCCGAGCCCAACCACAAGTTCTTCGAGGCGCACCCGACGCAGTCGGTCGAGCTGCCGCTGCGGCTCGGCTCCGGCGACCTGCGGGCCAAGGGCGACATCGAGCGCTGGGACGGTCCTACCGTGCGCTTCGCCGACGGCACCGCCGAAGACCTCGACGTCGTCATCCACGCCACCGGCTACAACATCACCTTCCCGTTCTTCGACCCCGACGTCATCAGCGCCCCCGAGAACCACATCCGCCTCTACAAGCGGATCTTCAAGCCGGGCATGGACGACGTCGCGTTCATCGGGTTCGCCCAGGCGACGCCGACACTGTTCCCGTTCGTCGAGTGCCAGACCCGGCTGGTCGCGGCCTGGCTCGTCGGCCGCTACGCGCCGCCGCCGGTCGCCGAGATGGAGCGGGTGATCGACGAGGACCAGCAGAAGTACACCGCCCACATGGTGCAGCGGCCGCGGCACACCCAGCAGCTCGACTACTTCCTCTACGAGCACGACCTGCGCGTCCGCGAGATCCCCGCGGGCATGAAGCGAGCCGAGCGGCAGCAGGCGCGGCGGCCCGTGCGGGCGCGCGGGTGAGCGAGGAGCGCGCCTGGGCGCGGCTGGTCGACCGCCGCAGTGTCAACCGCGGCGACCAGCGCCGCTCGGCCCTGCTCCAGGCCCTCGACGACCTGCTGCGCGAGCAGACCCTCGACCAGGTCAACGTCGCGGAGATCTCGCGGCGGGCCGGCGTCACCCGCTCGGCGTTCTACTTCTACTTCGAGAGCAAGGCCACCGCGGTGCTCGCCCTGATGGCCGACCTGTACGACGCCGCGTCGGACGCGACCGACCTGCTGGTCAAGGCGGAGGGTGATCCCGGCGAGCGGATCCGGCAGGTCCTCGACTCGCTGTTCGACTCCGTCGACGCCTCGCCGCACACCTACCGCGCCCTGCTCGAAGCGAGGGCCGCGAGCCCGCAGGTCCGGGAGGGCTGGGACGCGGGCCGCGCCGAGTTCGCGGGCATGGTCGCGGAGATGATCGAGCGGGAGCGGGCTGTCGGGCACGCGACCGACGGCCCGGACGCGGCGGGCCTGGCCGCCGTCCTCCTCGACCTGAACGACCACGCCCTCGAGCGTCATGCGCTCGGCGGTGAGCCGCCGCGCGAGCAGCACGTCGACGCGCTCACGCACGTCTGGATGACCAGCATCTACGGAGGCATCGCATGACCACCTTCGACTTCACCTCGGCAGGTGTGCGCTGCGCCGCCACGCACCACGCCGGCGCGGACGGTGCGCCCGTCGTGGTGCTCGGCCACGGTCTCGCCGGCACCCAGGACTCCGGCCTCCGGCCGTTCGCCGAGGCGTTCGCGGCGGCGGGCTTCCACGCCGTCACCTTCGACTACCGCGGCTTCGGCGCGAGCGACGCCGGCGGCGGTGGTCCGCGCCAGTGCGTGTCCGTCGCCGACCAGATCGCCGACTGGCACGCCGCCGTCGAGGCGGCGAAGCGCCTTCCGTGCGTCGACGCCGGACGGGTCGTGCTCTGGGGCATCTCACTCGCGGGCGGCCACGTCGTCTCCGTCGCCGCCGCGCGTGACGACGTGGCGGCGGTCGTCTCCGCGGTGCCGCTCGTCGACGGGCTCGCCGCCGCGCGGCTCGCCGCGAAGCACCATCGTCCCGCCCGGCTGCTCGCCTCCACCGGACGCGGCATCGCTTCGGCCGTACGACGCAAGGCCGGCCGCGCGCCGACGATGATGCCGGTCGTGGCTCGTCCCGGGGAGCTCGGCGCGCTGACCCTGCCCGGCGCCTACGAGGACTACCTCGCGCTCGCGGACCCGACCTGGCGCAACGAGATCGCCGCCGACGTCGTCATGGAGCTCGGCGGCCGGACGCCCGCCAAGGACGCGAAGTCGCTGCGGGTCCCGTGGCTGGTGCAGATCTGCGACTTCGACAGGAGCGCGCCGCCGTACGCCGCGGCGAAGGCGGCCTTCGCCGGTCGCGCCGAGGTCCGGCACTACCCCGGCGACCACTTCGACCTCTTCGCCGGCAAGCCCTTCCACGAGGCCGCCACCCACCACGTCGTGACGTTCCTGAGCCGCCACCTGGCCGTTCCCTCCGCCGCCTCCTCGCCCACCGCGACCGCATCGGAGCCGTCCCGTGTCTGACACCGTCCAGGCCCTCCTCCTCCGGCATGCCGAGCGGGACACGCCCGGCCTGAAGTACGGCGACCAGGTGTGGAGCTGGCGCGACCACCTCGGCGAGAGCGCCGCCCGTGCGCACGTGCTGCGCGCGGTGGCCGACCCGAACCGGCCCGTCCACGTCGGCGTGCTGATGGAGAACGGCCCCGAGATGGCGATGGCGATCGCGGCGGGCGCGCTCGGCGGGCACGTGACCGTCGGCATCAACACCATCCGGCGCGGCGAGAGTCTCGCGGCCGACGTACGCCGGGCCGACTGCCAGATCCTGCTGACCGATCATCCGCACCTGCCCCTGCTCGGCGGGCTCGACCTCGGTGGGGCGACGGTGATCGACACCGACGACGTCGACTGGCCCAAGCGGGTGGCCGACGCACCGCGTGGAACCGCCGGGTTCCCGACGGTCGACGCGATGGACACCTTCATGCTGATCTTCACCTCCGGCACCAGCGGGGAGCCGAAGGCCGTGCGGGTCGCCAACTTCATGGCGGTGATGTCGGGGGCGACGCTCGCCGACAAGTTCGACCTGACGCCCGAGGACATCGTCTATTCCTCGATGCCCATGTTCCACAGCAACGCCGTCCTCGCCGGATACGCCGTGCACGCCCACGCAGGTGCCGCTCTGGCGCCGGCCAAGTTCAGCGCGAGCCGGTTCCTCAGCGACCTGCGCCACTATGGTGCGACCTACTTCAACTACGTCGGCAAGCCGCTCGCCTACCTGCTCGCGACGCCGGAACAGCCCGACGACCGGGACAACCCGTTACGTGTCGCGTTCGGCAACGAGGCGAGCGACCGCGACATCGAGGAGTTCGCCCGTCGCTTCGACTGCACCGTGTGGGACGGCTTCGGCTCCACCGAGACCGCGGTCATCATCACCCGCACCGACGACACGCCGACCGGCTCCATCGGGCAGCCGTTCGACGGCGTCGCCGTCTACGACCGCGACACCCGCACCGAATGCCCGCGCGCCGTCTTCGACGACCTGGGCCGGGTGACCAACCTGGACGAGGCGATCGGCGAGCTGGTCAACACCACCGGGGCCGGGTTCTTCGCCGGCTACTACAACGACGAACAGGCGACCTCCGAGCGGCTCGACGGAGGCATGTACTGGTCCGGCGATCTCGCCTATCGGGACGACGCAGGCTTCGTGTACCTGGCGGGTCGCACCGACGACTGGCTGCGCGTCGACGGCGAGAACCTCGCGGCGGCACCGATCGAGCGTGTGCTGCTGCGCAACGACGCGATCAGCCAGGCCGCGGTGTACGGCGTACCGGACGCCGACGCCCCGGGCGACCAGCTCATGTGCGCGCTGGTGCTGCGCGACGGCGCGACCCTCACGCCCGTCGATCTCCAGGAGTTCCTGGACGCCCAGCCGGACCTGTCACCGAAGGCATGGCCGAGGTTCGTCCGGATCGCCACCGACCTGCCGAGTACGGCGACGAACAAGGTTCTCAAGCGCGAGCTCCGGGCTCAGGGCACCGAGACTACGGACACGCTATTCGCGCGCAGCGAGCGGGGCCACGTCTACCGCCTTGAGCCCTAGTGCAGCGTGTCTGACGCCGAGCAGATAGAAGGCGGCCACCACA
The nucleotide sequence above comes from Actinomadura algeriensis. Encoded proteins:
- a CDS encoding flavin-containing monooxygenase, coding for MSGPTVAVIGAGISGLTMSKMLEDYGLEYATFESSDRVGGNWAFGNPNGHSSAYRSLHIDTSKHQLSFKDFPMPEEYPDFPHHTQIKDYLDGYADAFGIRRRIEFENGVVHAERHPDGGWLLETERTGARRFDVLLVANGHHWDPRFADKPGEFTGLTMHSHAYIDPRTPYDLTGKRILVIGLGNSAADIAVELSSKTLDNEVVISTRSSAWIVPKYFAGTPADKYYKTSPHIPFAWQRKFMQVMQPLTAGRPTDYGLPEPNHKFFEAHPTQSVELPLRLGSGDLRAKGDIERWDGPTVRFADGTAEDLDVVIHATGYNITFPFFDPDVISAPENHIRLYKRIFKPGMDDVAFIGFAQATPTLFPFVECQTRLVAAWLVGRYAPPPVAEMERVIDEDQQKYTAHMVQRPRHTQQLDYFLYEHDLRVREIPAGMKRAERQQARRPVRARG
- the fadD1 gene encoding fatty-acid--CoA ligase FadD1, with the protein product MSDTVQALLLRHAERDTPGLKYGDQVWSWRDHLGESAARAHVLRAVADPNRPVHVGVLMENGPEMAMAIAAGALGGHVTVGINTIRRGESLAADVRRADCQILLTDHPHLPLLGGLDLGGATVIDTDDVDWPKRVADAPRGTAGFPTVDAMDTFMLIFTSGTSGEPKAVRVANFMAVMSGATLADKFDLTPEDIVYSSMPMFHSNAVLAGYAVHAHAGAALAPAKFSASRFLSDLRHYGATYFNYVGKPLAYLLATPEQPDDRDNPLRVAFGNEASDRDIEEFARRFDCTVWDGFGSTETAVIITRTDDTPTGSIGQPFDGVAVYDRDTRTECPRAVFDDLGRVTNLDEAIGELVNTTGAGFFAGYYNDEQATSERLDGGMYWSGDLAYRDDAGFVYLAGRTDDWLRVDGENLAAAPIERVLLRNDAISQAAVYGVPDADAPGDQLMCALVLRDGATLTPVDLQEFLDAQPDLSPKAWPRFVRIATDLPSTATNKVLKRELRAQGTETTDTLFARSERGHVYRLEP
- a CDS encoding alpha/beta fold hydrolase, coding for MTTFDFTSAGVRCAATHHAGADGAPVVVLGHGLAGTQDSGLRPFAEAFAAAGFHAVTFDYRGFGASDAGGGGPRQCVSVADQIADWHAAVEAAKRLPCVDAGRVVLWGISLAGGHVVSVAAARDDVAAVVSAVPLVDGLAAARLAAKHHRPARLLASTGRGIASAVRRKAGRAPTMMPVVARPGELGALTLPGAYEDYLALADPTWRNEIAADVVMELGGRTPAKDAKSLRVPWLVQICDFDRSAPPYAAAKAAFAGRAEVRHYPGDHFDLFAGKPFHEAATHHVVTFLSRHLAVPSAASSPTATASEPSRV
- a CDS encoding SDR family NAD(P)-dependent oxidoreductase → MSEQRTVVVVGGGSGLGAATAALLRSQGDLVVVADLPGTAVDVEVDVTDEGGVEALFEGVVAEHGRFHGVVNCAGTSTLSRVVDHDAAEWRRIVDVCLTGAFLVLKHAGRRVADGGALVSLTSLNARQPGTGLAAYCAAKGGLVALTEVAALELAPRRVRVNAVAPGLVVTPLTAPAMDIPGVRDEYVANTPLGRPGSPEEIAASVRYLLSDDAAWVTGETLDINGGAHLMRYPDLAGLVEKAFA
- a CDS encoding TetR/AcrR family transcriptional regulator, translating into MSEERAWARLVDRRSVNRGDQRRSALLQALDDLLREQTLDQVNVAEISRRAGVTRSAFYFYFESKATAVLALMADLYDAASDATDLLVKAEGDPGERIRQVLDSLFDSVDASPHTYRALLEARAASPQVREGWDAGRAEFAGMVAEMIERERAVGHATDGPDAAGLAAVLLDLNDHALERHALGGEPPREQHVDALTHVWMTSIYGGIA
- a CDS encoding SDR family NAD(P)-dependent oxidoreductase, with product MSLARRSAIVTGGGSGIGASLTAALVGAGADVVCTDLDLGAAEKTVARLAGPGSARAAAVDVTRAAQVQQVVDEVVEAHGRIDLMFNNAGITYFGDTEDLTLDQWNSIIDVNIRGVVHGVHAAYPQMVRRRGGHIVNTASMGGLMAAGLMTSYVATKHAVVGLSLALRTEAAAHGVGVTVVCPAAVDTPILDKNEIGPYRGRDFYLDGQGIKRPLDADMLARRVLAAVEANEAMVVEPRRARLAWRVGRLSPTFVNRTTTRFIARQRAQARKKSA